One genomic window of Haliotis asinina isolate JCU_RB_2024 chromosome 4, JCU_Hal_asi_v2, whole genome shotgun sequence includes the following:
- the LOC137282345 gene encoding uncharacterized protein isoform X1, with protein MKKSVRFPWRPITIFKPKYDYGRNSRVSQSLLTPLYRDLSDYRQPKAKYYGNRHLLKKKAMENRIVSNVLQKNTDFLSRHLVLSPTVLEKLWENGLISEYFKRQLAFKDTDEQVPCLIESLSGRDLLTFRKFLAVLRETGHGWLVDVLLRSQALSYEEIASTDGEAGQGDFRQGSGLVGERSRLHGMTPEHARMRLTSAHLRGRGGDVGGGYGGAELGLRGMERGGLGGGGYQGSGIGVGGYDRSGLGGRELNGLGLGGGRLAIGNDCGYDKSRLSLLQKRTPPTNLGSILDDRRGVSSGKYRGQVSPGALLSDVMRDPLRGPAIDMGGVSYGDIPGALLNLHDHFRNQSDTNEQNLTILKREEMAIRELLDQNNREQVKVKRNQSALTDIGRRLEEINARTNEVYDPNVHSQISRYRLAQLNQIPWSNNR; from the exons ATGAAGAAAAGTGTTCGATTTCCATGGCGCCCGATAACGATCTTCAAACCGAAATATGACTACGGGAGGAATTCCCGCGTTTCCCAAAGCTTGCTAACTCCACTGTACCGGGATCTTTCTGATTACAGACAACCGAAGGCCAAATATTATGGGAATCGTCATCTGCTGAAGAAAAAAGCCATGGAGAACCGAATAGTAAGCAACGTTTTGCAGAAGAACACTGACTTCCTGTCCCGCCATCTTGTCCTCTCGCCTACTGTTCTCGAGAAGCTTTGGGAAAATGGCCTGATTAGTGAATACTTCAAGCGGCAGCTGGCG TTCAAGGACACTGATGAACAAGTTCCCTGCCTCATCGAGAGTTTAAGCGGTCGGGATTTATTGACATTCAGGAAGTTCCTGGCAGTTCTCAGGGAAACAGGCCACGGCTGGTTGGTTGACGTCCTGTTAAGATCACAGGCTCTCAGTTATGAAGAAATCGCCTCAACAGATGGTGAAGCTGGTCAGGGGGACTTCAGACAGGGGTCAGGATTAGTAGGCGAAAGGTCAAGGCTACATGGAATGACCCCTGAACATGCCCGAATGAGACTGACTTCAGCACACCTTAGAGGACGAGGAGGTGATGTTGGTGGAGGTTATGGAGGGGCAGAGCTGGGTCTGAGGGGGATGGAACGGGGAGGACTTGGGGGTGGGGGATATCAGGGGTCAGGTATTGGAGTTGGGGGTTATGACAGGAGTGGTCTTGGAGGAAGAGAGTTGAATGGACTGGGACTTGGTGGTGGTAGGTTAGCGATTGGTAATGATTGTGGGTATGATAAATCACGACTTTCGCTTTTGCAAAAAAGAACACCCCCCACAAATCTTGGGAGTATTCTTGATGACAGGCGTGGCGTCTCGAGCGGCAAGTATAGGGGTCAGGTATCTCCGGGGGCTTTGCTGTCAGACGTCATGAGGGACCCACTACGCGGGCCGGCCATAGATATGGGTGGAGTATCCTATGGCGACATCCCTGGTGCCTTATTGAACCTCCACGACCACTTTAGGAACCAGAGTGACACTAACGAGCAGAACCTGACCATCCTGAAAAGGGAAGAGATGGCCATTCGAGAACTCCTGGACCAGAACAACAGGGAACAGGTCAAGGTCAAGCGGAACCAGTCAGCACTGACAGACATAGGGCGTCGCCTGGAGGAGATCAACGCCAGGACAAATGAGGTCTATGACCCCAATGTTCATAGTCAGATCTCGAGGTACCGTTTGGCCCAGCTCAACCAGATACCCTGGTCAAATAACAGATAG
- the LOC137282345 gene encoding uncharacterized protein isoform X2 has protein sequence MENRIVSNVLQKNTDFLSRHLVLSPTVLEKLWENGLISEYFKRQLAFKDTDEQVPCLIESLSGRDLLTFRKFLAVLRETGHGWLVDVLLRSQALSYEEIASTDGEAGQGDFRQGSGLVGERSRLHGMTPEHARMRLTSAHLRGRGGDVGGGYGGAELGLRGMERGGLGGGGYQGSGIGVGGYDRSGLGGRELNGLGLGGGRLAIGNDCGYDKSRLSLLQKRTPPTNLGSILDDRRGVSSGKYRGQVSPGALLSDVMRDPLRGPAIDMGGVSYGDIPGALLNLHDHFRNQSDTNEQNLTILKREEMAIRELLDQNNREQVKVKRNQSALTDIGRRLEEINARTNEVYDPNVHSQISRYRLAQLNQIPWSNNR, from the exons ATGGAGAACCGAATAGTAAGCAACGTTTTGCAGAAGAACACTGACTTCCTGTCCCGCCATCTTGTCCTCTCGCCTACTGTTCTCGAGAAGCTTTGGGAAAATGGCCTGATTAGTGAATACTTCAAGCGGCAGCTGGCG TTCAAGGACACTGATGAACAAGTTCCCTGCCTCATCGAGAGTTTAAGCGGTCGGGATTTATTGACATTCAGGAAGTTCCTGGCAGTTCTCAGGGAAACAGGCCACGGCTGGTTGGTTGACGTCCTGTTAAGATCACAGGCTCTCAGTTATGAAGAAATCGCCTCAACAGATGGTGAAGCTGGTCAGGGGGACTTCAGACAGGGGTCAGGATTAGTAGGCGAAAGGTCAAGGCTACATGGAATGACCCCTGAACATGCCCGAATGAGACTGACTTCAGCACACCTTAGAGGACGAGGAGGTGATGTTGGTGGAGGTTATGGAGGGGCAGAGCTGGGTCTGAGGGGGATGGAACGGGGAGGACTTGGGGGTGGGGGATATCAGGGGTCAGGTATTGGAGTTGGGGGTTATGACAGGAGTGGTCTTGGAGGAAGAGAGTTGAATGGACTGGGACTTGGTGGTGGTAGGTTAGCGATTGGTAATGATTGTGGGTATGATAAATCACGACTTTCGCTTTTGCAAAAAAGAACACCCCCCACAAATCTTGGGAGTATTCTTGATGACAGGCGTGGCGTCTCGAGCGGCAAGTATAGGGGTCAGGTATCTCCGGGGGCTTTGCTGTCAGACGTCATGAGGGACCCACTACGCGGGCCGGCCATAGATATGGGTGGAGTATCCTATGGCGACATCCCTGGTGCCTTATTGAACCTCCACGACCACTTTAGGAACCAGAGTGACACTAACGAGCAGAACCTGACCATCCTGAAAAGGGAAGAGATGGCCATTCGAGAACTCCTGGACCAGAACAACAGGGAACAGGTCAAGGTCAAGCGGAACCAGTCAGCACTGACAGACATAGGGCGTCGCCTGGAGGAGATCAACGCCAGGACAAATGAGGTCTATGACCCCAATGTTCATAGTCAGATCTCGAGGTACCGTTTGGCCCAGCTCAACCAGATACCCTGGTCAAATAACAGATAG